In Deltaproteobacteria bacterium, the DNA window CCTGCGGCTGCCTATCGAGAGGCCTCTCTGCGTCGATATTATCCATGCGTCTGTTATGGTACGCCATCTCTGTTGCCGAACAAGCTATTGAACAGATTTCTGAATAATATCATTAAATTTCGGCATATTCAGAGGCATGGTTGGGTCCATGGTCCTCTCTTTGATTGCCAGCGCCCTGCGAAAGAGAGTCTCTGCACCGTCGTAATCCCCTTTGGATTGAAGGAGTACGGCCAGGTTGTTCAGGCTTTGGGCTGTAGCGGGGTGATCGGGACCGGATTGTTGCTCGTTCATTGCCAATAAAAACCTGACAAATGGAATGGCCTCGTTATATCGCGCTCTGGCATGAAGACAACCATAGAGCCCTACCAAAAGTTTGCTATTAAGCCGTTCATTGGGGCGCATATTCTGATGTGACCAAAGAGCCTCAGCATGGGGGAATAGAACCTCCCATGCAGGCCAGTTCTCAAATTCAAAAGCCGGATAGGGGGCGAACGTTGTCAGAAGGGCGGTCGATTTATCGATCACTTCATCCTTGATGGAAGACGTAATCTGGTGCCGCTCCACTGCCTGCACCAGGCCGTGGACGGAGAATCCTTCAAGGGCTTCTGGCCTTATCATGGAGTAGCGGATCAGGGCCTCCTTCCATTCACGGAGTTCAATTTCATCCGGCTCAGGAATATTATCATCGCCAGAGAGACGGGCCTGTTCAGCCACGATGGATGCGCCATGGAGAACCATAGCAAAGGGAATGGGCGTAGGTGCCATAAATGAGGTGAGCCTGAGTATGGCCCGGGATCCTGGAGGGAGTTGGTCAATGGTTGTGCGCCAGGTATTAAAGACGGCGTCAGGATACTCCGTTGCACCTTTGGTGCCCTTGGCAAGCAGTCTTCGTTCATTTTCGGCCTTCTCATAAAGGGTTAAATATTTTCTATATCCGAACCCCTGACCCTGCCCTTTGTTCTGAATCTCTATATAGGCTGCGGCCTGCTCAAGGGCGAGGGGCAGATATCCGAGTTTGCCTGCCAGCTCATCACAGGCCGTCTTATCGTCCCCGGTCAGGTTCTCCCATTCGAGATGGGCCCGTTTGAGCAGCAACTCCCGCGCCGGTTCCTTATCGAGGACCCAGACCGGGGTCTGTTCAATGCCGGTCTCCCAGTCCGTGAAGCGGGAAGTGATGATAGTATGACAGTTGCCTGTTTTGGGAAGCCAGGAAAGGATTGTATTTTCATCAACCGCATCGTCAAAGATGACCAGCCGGAGGGGTGCGTCGAGGCGCTTAAGCTCTCTCAGTACTGAAGCGGCCTTCTCATCCTCCTTCAATCCTTCGCCGGTCCTTTCCGGGAACAGGAGTGGGTAGAGACCTGCCATCTCCGTGACCACGCCGGCCTTACAGCTTATCCAGAACATCTGGCGGTAACAGCGCCAGAATTTTTCTGCATACTCCCGGGCTAAGGTAGTCTTGCCAACCCCGCCCAGCGCGGTAACGGCCTGGATATGTCCCTGGGTCAGAGTGGTGGTGGGATTGGTAAAAAGCCTTTCATGTATCTCATCCATCAGGGCCTCACGACCCACAAAGTTCGGGTTATGGGAAAAGCGGAGGTGGGCTACCCTCTGCTCTTTCACCTCAGGGAGTGGGGCAGCAAGTAGTTTCCGCAGGGCCTCAAAGAGTACTGGCCATCGGTCTGAGGTGTCTTTTCCGGTTAGATCAATGACATCCCCTTGAAACCTAAGGAGAGGAGGAGTAAAGACCTCCTCAAGGGTACCCTCGAATACCAATGGGATGATCGCTTCGGCGCCATAGGTCTCGTACTTCGTCCATTCCTTCGTTTTCCAGCGCGGGGTGAGAACGGGAATAACGATCCGGCTGTTCTCACAACCAGCCTCGATCTCCCGATGCCAGTCGCAGCCGGGATCCAGGCGCTTCTTATCGAACCAAATCCTGGGATTTTTGGGGTCATCGCCGTTGAAACCGGCGGCGACAAGGCGGTCGTAGAGTTGTTGCGCCATGGATAGATCGTTAGAGGAGTAACTAATAAAAATGTCGTAGGTTTGATTAGCTTGATCAGACATAAGGCTGAATCCTTTGAGTTGCGGTCCCAGTAGTGGTTCCTTCGTTACTCATGGTGTACTCCTTCGTGGGTGTCGCGTTATCTTCGAATAGGTTATTCCATGTCTCTCAGCAAATCACCCAGCACCATGATCGGCTTCCAGTAGATGCCCCGCTTGAATTTTTCAACATCCATCTGAAGCCCGATGGTGTTCTGCATTATTTTGAGTTTGCTGTCGATACTACAAACGGGGCGCCATGAGCAACGGCAACCCTCGTGCAGGCCATTGGTAAAAACCGCCGGCTCAATGGTCTCCCACTCCTCGGCGGTGCGGACCAGGCTGAGGTGTTTTAGGCAGGGCCTGCACAGTCGGTCGTCGACGGGTCCGGTCATCAGAAAGAGTCCCCCATCGGCCGAGAAATCCACATCTTTAGTCTGGCGACTCTCTTTGCCGTTCACGTCCATCCGCCCGTGCCAGTACCAGGGCTTTCTTAGATCCGTCTCGGGCTTGGCCGCCACCCCGAGCCACCAAGCGGCTCGCTCCAGGTCCTTGGGAACCCCCTGGCCCTTTTCATACATCCGTCCGAGGCACTCCTGGGCCGCCCTGTGTCCCCCCGTGGAAGCCAGGGAGAATCGCTTGAAGGCCTTCGCGTAGTTTTTGGACACACCTTCTCCCTTCAAGTACATGAGGCCCAGCCGGTAATCGGCAGTACGGCAGATACTATTGGCAGCCAGGCGTCGATACCACCTGGCCGCCTCGGCGAAATTCTGGGTTACTCCCTCGCCCTTCCTATACATCTCCCCCAGGGTGAACTGAGCCCAGGCGTCACCCTGTTTGGCCTGCCGCCGGAGGCTTTTCAAGTCACTCTTGGTTCGATTCAAGGTACCGGCTCCAGCGTCACGAATCTCATCATCGGGAACATTCCTGCCAGTCAAGCAATATGATTTCTTCCATTTCTCATCCTAAGGTTTTACCTAATGCTTTTACCGCAGAGTCGCAAAGAGCGCAGAGGAGATTTTTTTTTGCTTTCCGTTGAGAGGGCGGAAAACAAAAAGAGCTCG includes these proteins:
- a CDS encoding sel1 repeat family protein, giving the protein MTGRNVPDDEIRDAGAGTLNRTKSDLKSLRRQAKQGDAWAQFTLGEMYRKGEGVTQNFAEAARWYRRLAANSICRTADYRLGLMYLKGEGVSKNYAKAFKRFSLASTGGHRAAQECLGRMYEKGQGVPKDLERAAWWLGVAAKPETDLRKPWYWHGRMDVNGKESRQTKDVDFSADGGLFLMTGPVDDRLCRPCLKHLSLVRTAEEWETIEPAVFTNGLHEGCRCSWRPVCSIDSKLKIMQNTIGLQMDVEKFKRGIYWKPIMVLGDLLRDME
- a CDS encoding TIR domain-containing protein, with product MSDQANQTYDIFISYSSNDLSMAQQLYDRLVAAGFNGDDPKNPRIWFDKKRLDPGCDWHREIEAGCENSRIVIPVLTPRWKTKEWTKYETYGAEAIIPLVFEGTLEEVFTPPLLRFQGDVIDLTGKDTSDRWPVLFEALRKLLAAPLPEVKEQRVAHLRFSHNPNFVGREALMDEIHERLFTNPTTTLTQGHIQAVTALGGVGKTTLAREYAEKFWRCYRQMFWISCKAGVVTEMAGLYPLLFPERTGEGLKEDEKAASVLRELKRLDAPLRLVIFDDAVDENTILSWLPKTGNCHTIITSRFTDWETGIEQTPVWVLDKEPARELLLKRAHLEWENLTGDDKTACDELAGKLGYLPLALEQAAAYIEIQNKGQGQGFGYRKYLTLYEKAENERRLLAKGTKGATEYPDAVFNTWRTTIDQLPPGSRAILRLTSFMAPTPIPFAMVLHGASIVAEQARLSGDDNIPEPDEIELREWKEALIRYSMIRPEALEGFSVHGLVQAVERHQITSSIKDEVIDKSTALLTTFAPYPAFEFENWPAWEVLFPHAEALWSHQNMRPNERLNSKLLVGLYGCLHARARYNEAIPFVRFLLAMNEQQSGPDHPATAQSLNNLAVLLQSKGDYDGAETLFRRALAIKERTMDPTMPLNMPKFNDIIQKSVQ